A segment of the Penaeus monodon isolate SGIC_2016 chromosome 38, NSTDA_Pmon_1, whole genome shotgun sequence genome:
ctgggcaaaggaattggtgagtgaaagggttagggtcgggtgtggtaaggagttagattagatgaaggatatgtatacatttgaggaaagagaataggttgttgaagcagaaagcgtgagattctgtaaggatgtcagataggttgggaggtcggtgaagggaggataggtgggggaaagcagaggtaagtatggacaagacataaagggaatgtgaggaagagacaaaatgataattggggattggtattggaggatgtgtaagaagggTCTCTtcaaggcatacaatagatgggttataagaggaaaggatatgacgaaggtcaggtctgtgggctgtgttgggaggggttaggaggatagggtgtaggggggatatcgttaggaggaggatggatatcagcagttacttggagtgtgaaaggagcaggagttgtaagatttggaggttgagtgtcagttttcattaagtaatcttgaatattttcaatagtttcttctgaggagttggttggggagtttggggggataaaagatttcttgtgagggggggaagagaggattggtgtctcaagcgtaggggcaaaggaaggtggaggtgattgtgtggtaggggaagagggggtggaacgtttgttctgtctgttacgggtagtgcgaggagggagaggggaaggtgttggggttgtagtgatgattggagtatctgtagtagagattggagtgtctgggtttaggatggcaaaagagtttgactggggaaggtaagaggtagaagagggggagttagatgtagggggggtgggtttaggagaattggtagaatgagcagtattactggagtaaggagtaagagagaaaccacgtcgacgtgcttcctgtctggcttcacgtagtgtgagtccaagtttgaatctgagagttgctacctcagactcaaatttataggtgggacagcccctataaaatacattatgggggccgccacagttggcacatgtgcgtgattgtgcagagcagttagatcgggtatggccaggttgggcacatagtgggcatctggctgtggaacggcaatgtttggctgggtgtcctagacgccaacaattttggcactgacgtggaggaggttgatatggacgaacagggagggattctcctcctatgtacacgttaaagggaaggtcatgtctacggaaggtaattttggctatgttagtgggtttctttcgatgacctctgggggtaatggagtagcattgtactgatgttgcatcatagtctgtgagacagacaagtaggtcttctccacagtctgaccaatctttgtcatagattgggcaatttgctggggagattgaaactgttccggtgcaagtattgagggttggatggggttctgcaaggaaggggttaccatataggtcagttagttttgttaatgctatagcttggttttcggatgttactgtgacaagacgggagcggtcgggtcggctacggaaagagactttacctacttgtttttggagacattgttggaagagaagggtgttgtcagagtagggagctgtgggagggatcacgaaaaatcggtcccatttggctgcgctaaagagagtattcaagattgttgtagagttaggggtagtagaagggcgggggcgtgacgaagatggagtagtgttgaggggggtagtgttatggagaggtgggcaataaggctgtaaggtattaataagggaggatggggtggttgatgttggaggttgtggggatagaggtgttgaagttgagcatgctggaagagaggaaatgttccttaagggttgattgttggctactgtactagtaggcattgatgagggggtagttattgcagtgttcggagccgtggtcaaaggagagcctggggacagggaatcgggtgggtttacatcattggggctatttgataaaggggcaagcctcattgcccctaatagtggggatatgttttcattactggccatggtaagcctgggttatgttggggataaaaacagtccacccctcagggtcccctactctccgcctcctaagccccccccacgacaacaacgggcaagggattggggggtaaaTTATAAtaagacaatagcaataataaaaatctaatacaAAAGTGCACAAGCATTAACAAGTGGATGAGCCATAATGCATGCTAGACATGCCTGATCATGTGAAAATAGCAGAATTGAAACAAATGGATTCTATGACATTCTATCATTGTCTCTGCACAATCCCACATGAATGCAATCATGTTATGCTTTTGTTAGTAGCTAAACAACGCCACCAGTTGCTAGATTAACAAGGAACTTGGTAACAATGCCATATAGACATGATAATTGCACTTTCAATTCAAACTCTGGATTTCATTAATACAGTTTGAACTGAAAGCCAAATCCACATGAAGGGCAGTGTCCATGCTGGTGAACACTGGCAGGCATATAACTAAGTCATGAAAACCGATCTCGTGTGGATACAAAAACATGTCCTTAAAAGTGGCCAAATCCTGCTGACGAGGAACTGCCCATCTGTTCAGTTTACAAAGCAAGGCACATGGTCAGCAGTCTGTGTGCCTACTTGTGTGGACACCACAAAGGCTCTGTCATATGCACTTTTACCAGTCCAGTTTTGCATTTCTGTACCTTTCCTCATCCAAAAGGTCCAACCCTATTTGACTGGTTGAGAAGTAGTAATCCTATAAACAAACTGGGTTCCAGGGATCACACAAGCATCCTCATAATACATTTCATATGTAGAGTACTATATagtaaaaatacatttaatagGTCGTATTCACATGAACTTTTAACGGTTGTATCGATCCTCTGTAGCACAAGATCAAAGAgtttaatcaaataaaaagttGCTACCTTTTTCACAGAAGAAACACTTGACATGCATGCAGCAGACCTTAAATTTATGATATGCAAAAATTTACAAAGTACTACTGTGATATGGCCTTGGCCTTGAGCTATACTTTATTTTGTAGATACTGAATGTGAACATTTGTGCATTAAATACTTTGACTTTCTCTTTAAGAATATCATAACTTTACTGTGGTTAATGGTTTGCATCCTATTCCTTTCTGGAGTCAATTAAGTTAAGCAAAATCAACTTATCTATGCTTATCTATGCTCTGAGCATTTAACCCACCTATGCTGGGAAAGTGGCTCCAGAAGTGCTTAGCTATACAAGAGCCAATTAGTAGACCTTTGTGACCTCACCCAATTTCACCTTTCCTAATGTAATCAATACCAatgcttgtggagccatctatgtgtaaagaaacTAAACACTgagtataatatgtacacacatcccATGCCAGAAGTTGTATAGCATCCTGTGGTTATCTGTTGAGCCGTTTCTTATAATTCAGATTCTAAACCAATCAGGctgctttatatttatatactgagaGCAGGTAACAGTTCTGACCAACAATCAAAGCTACCTCAGTTATCTTTGCTTACACTAATTTACTAGTCTGGAGCTACATTTGCATCAATTGGACAAAACAAGATATGCAAGATCTCTACGAAATTCCtgctgcaaattttttttttttttaacggtaggttcatgtttgaaccgccgtggtcacagcatgatacttaattgtagttttcatgttgtgatgctcttggagtgagtacgtggtagggtccccagttcctatccacggagagtgccggagtgCAGCAAAAGATATACTGCATATTAAATTTCTGTGCAATACAAAAACTCTCCGATTTTTCACTTAGTAGTATTTAAaagtaattatcatgattttgtATCACACAAAATACAATCTCTTGACCAACAATTcttcatttaacattattttacagTAATGTCTGCAATTAATTCCGTTTTACACAAAATGTATTTTCTCTTGCATTATTTTCTTGGTAAAAACAATTGTgaaggttaataaaaaaataaaaaaattttttttttttacttcctttatttcttaGGCAATAGAGCCAGCATTGGAGGCAATCCTTGGCCACAGATCAGCACACTCCTTTGCTACTGGACCAGTGATGGCCGAGCctggaagaaaagtaaaaagttaaAGACTAATAGACAAATTCTCAAACTTTTGCAGACATACTATGAAATCATTAAAAATTAGCATATTCATGCCTACAGAATAAAAACtgatctgatattatatataacattttcagaaatattcaaaaagttaAATGATcaaagttctttaaaaaaaaaacatgtatatatacaagtttcCCTCCCACTTAAcaacatgaataatataaaatcaagttACATGACCAATCACTATGCATTAGCAATAATATTCAATATCACCTatcaaaaatatgaaagaatgatGCCTTATAATATAGAAGTGTAAATGAATAAAACTGTTTTACTACATACAACTCCCCTAATTTACTTTTCTATAGCTTACAGGCTTCTCAAATTTCATCTAAAGAAATTAATACTAGCATTTAATTACTTTTTGGTTTCAGTATCCAAGTCTGGATCACCtaccaaaaaaaagtttaaagctgTATAGATATTACAATTAAGAGAAAACATCCACCAAAAATTCAATACATacctttcatttctcctttattatttactataactCCCGCATTATCTTCAAAGTATATGAAGACACCATCCTTCCTACGGTATGGTTTCCTCTGCCTGACTACTACTGCAGGATGCACTGTGGAAAGATGGGTTTTATTTAGCATGTTTTGGTAATAATTCTCAGACAAATTAAGAGAAAACCaagatatatatttccctttccatCATACTTCTATACAGTAagcatatctaaaaatataacattagGTTCAGGTACATGTCTAGAACAAGAccgtttcaaaaaaaattacattaagtGTCTTGAACACACTAATACAAATGTGAAGTTTGTTGAAAGTAACAGCAAGACCACAACTACTCATCCAAGTCCATGGATATACATTTCCATGGCCAATCTTACCGATGTGGCGAGTCTGCTTTGTGCTCCAGGAAAAGCAAACAAACTCCATGGGCAttctggcaagatagagcttAGACATCCCTGGCACTATCATCTACAAGAACCATCCCAAGCTCTATTTTACCAAACACAGATGGAGCAGGTTTGTTTTCCTTTGCCACACCACAAAAGGTCATGCAATTGGCTCATGTGGTcctcttttgaatatatatttttttacctttcttcctcAATTCAGGCTTTCCCTTCTTGACAGTGGCAGCAACAATATCACCTACAGCAGCAGCTGGCAGACGGTTGAGACGACCCCTAATACCAGATACGGAGATGATGTACAAGTTCTTGGCTCCTGAAATTCAAGACAGACCATGAAACAATTTCGTATGAGTTTAAATACCTCaggtttaaaaagtttaaaatattgtCCACACCACAATGCAACCAGAACTTCTTAATG
Coding sequences within it:
- the LOC119596932 gene encoding 60S ribosomal protein L23 isoform X1, with the protein product MSKRGRGGTAGGKFRISVGLPVGAVMNCADNTGAKNLYIISVSGIRGRLNRLPAAAVGDIVAATVKKGKPELRKKVHPAVVVRQRKPYRRKDGVFIYFEDNAGVIVNNKGEMKGSAITGPVAKECADLWPRIASNAGSIA
- the LOC119596932 gene encoding 60S ribosomal protein L23 isoform X2, whose product is MNCADNTGAKNLYIISVSGIRGRLNRLPAAAVGDIVAATVKKGKPELRKKVHPAVVVRQRKPYRRKDGVFIYFEDNAGVIVNNKGEMKGSAITGPVAKECADLWPRIASNAGSIA